A stretch of the Azorhizobium caulinodans ORS 571 genome encodes the following:
- a CDS encoding SDR family oxidoreductase, whose amino-acid sequence MPPYPTPPLPPQQQRMPGLTDAMDPRPDHGEASYVGSGRLNGLKALVTGGDSGIGRAVCIAFAREGADVCISYLDEDEDAQETRRLVEEAGRKAVLIPGDISDPAFCRDLVEEAATALGGLDILVNNAAHQATFERLEDISDEEWAHTFDVNLHPMFYLTKAALKHMTSGGSIINTASINSDMPNPSLLAYATTKGAIHNLTAGLAQALADRNVRVNAVAPGPIWTPLIPSTMSEDSVTNFGKSVPMGRPGQPAELATAYVMLADPKSSYVSGATIAVTGGKPFL is encoded by the coding sequence ATGCCGCCCTATCCCACCCCGCCTCTACCGCCGCAGCAGCAGCGGATGCCCGGACTGACGGACGCCATGGACCCCCGCCCGGACCACGGGGAGGCGTCCTATGTGGGCTCGGGCCGGCTCAATGGCCTGAAAGCCCTCGTGACCGGGGGCGACAGCGGCATCGGCCGGGCCGTTTGCATCGCTTTCGCGCGGGAAGGGGCAGACGTCTGCATTTCCTATCTTGATGAGGACGAGGATGCGCAGGAGACCCGCCGGCTTGTGGAAGAGGCGGGCCGCAAGGCTGTGCTGATCCCCGGCGATATCTCCGACCCCGCCTTCTGCCGGGATCTGGTGGAGGAAGCCGCGACGGCACTCGGCGGTCTCGACATTCTCGTCAACAATGCCGCCCATCAAGCGACCTTCGAGCGCCTCGAGGACATATCGGATGAGGAATGGGCCCATACGTTCGACGTGAACCTGCACCCTATGTTCTATCTTACCAAGGCGGCGCTGAAGCACATGACCTCCGGCGGCAGCATCATCAACACCGCCTCCATCAATTCGGACATGCCGAACCCGTCGCTGCTGGCCTACGCCACCACCAAGGGCGCCATTCACAACCTCACGGCCGGGCTGGCCCAGGCGCTGGCCGATCGCAACGTGCGGGTGAACGCGGTGGCGCCGGGTCCCATCTGGACGCCGCTCATCCCATCCACCATGTCGGAAGATTCCGTCACGAATTTCGGGAAATCCGTGCCCATGGGGCGCCCTGGCCAGCCGGCGGAACTCGCCACGGCCTATGTGATGCTCGCGGACCCGAAGTCGAGCTATGTCTCCGGCGCGACCATCGCTGTCACGGGCGGCAAGCCGTTTCTCTGA